The Lactuca sativa cultivar Salinas chromosome 2, Lsat_Salinas_v11, whole genome shotgun sequence genome includes a window with the following:
- the LOC128132428 gene encoding uncharacterized protein LOC128132428, which yields MDITKEREDMEEINHFSHKNHPLKLVNSETIDNAGLENRGGGGVIGCYACQKPISSSGFAYACMPCRHFMHKACAQLPLTINLPSLYEHPLTLRDRGPVKDFRSWTCDVCCNVNLGRGFYYNFRKPEDNFKFNACIDCCVVEIGRKVEADVIKEGTRIKIEHEGHPQHTLSLQLRPAAFLCDACNTEDKGLFYLCDSCGFWIHKTCASLAPTIHRPHHHPNHPLTLVYSLPEKFYKFSFYCEFCNIYIRRNDWLYHCENCRYFCHIKCALNAELPSTPRDGPSTSIADEEVDNLLQFPMSNAFTNPLKLLHSGMIAPDDDDDADRKTMINHWSHRHPLFLNVKHQADMSGCSSDRLEIRTSTSSTSFASLDVATCVYLSMQWLFQRWQQFFLPVSNLQVLPLCQLCISTQKHQT from the exons CACAAAAGAGAGAGAAGATATGGAAGagattaatcattttagtcataaaaATCATCCATTAAAGCTTGTCAACTCAGAGACGATTGATAATGCTGGTTTGGAGAatcgtggtggtggtggtgtaatAGGTTGCTATGCATGTCAAAAACCTATATCATCAAGTGGCTTTGCATATGCTTGCATGCCATGTCGTCACTTTATGCATAAAGCATGCGCACAGCTTCCGCTCACTATCAATCTGCCTTCCTTGTATGAGCATCCTCTAACGCTACGGGATCGCGGACCTGTAAAAGATTTCAGATCTTGGACTTGTGATGTTTGTTGTAATGTAAACCTAGGTAGGGGGTTTTATTATAATTTTAGAAAACCAGAGGACAACTTTAAGTTTAATGCTTGCATAGATTGTTGTGTTGTTGAGATTGGTCGCAAGGTGGAAGCTGATGTTATCAAGGAGGGGACAAGGATCAAGATTGAACATGAAGGTCATCCACAACACACTTTATCCCTTCAGTTAAGACCCGCTGCATTCCTGTGTGATGCTTGTAACACTGAGGATAAAGGTTTGTTCTATCTTTGCGACAGTTGTGGCTTTTGGATCCACAAGACTTGTGCTTCCTTAGCCCCTACCATCCATCGACCGCATCATCACCCTAATCACCCACTCACTCTGGTCTATTCTCTTCCAGAAAAATTCTATAAATTCTCTTTTTATTGCGAATTTTGCAACATTTACATCCGACGGAATGATTGGTTGTACCATTGTGAAAACTGTAGATATTTTTGCCATATCAAATGCGCCTTAAATGCAGAGCTACCTTCTACTCCAAG AGATGGTCCAAGTACTTCCATTGCTGATGAAGAGGTAGATAATTTGCTGCAATTTCCCATGTCAAATGCATTTACAAATCCATTGAAACTACTACACTCTGGAATGATAGCAccagatgatgacgatgatgctgaTCGAAAAACTATGATTAACCATTGGAGTCATCGTCATCCATTATTTCTTAATGTCAAACATCAAGCTGACATGTCTGGTTGTAGTAGTGATCGATTAGAG ATTAGAACATCTACTTCATCCACCTCATTTGCTTCACTTGACGTTGCAACATGCGTCTATCTatcaatgcaatggttgtttcaGCGGtggcaacaattttttttaccaGTGTCAAACTTGCAAGTTCTACCTCTGTGTCAACTGTGCATTTCTACCCAAAAGCATCAAACATAA
- the LOC111900254 gene encoding L-type lectin-domain containing receptor kinase IX.1 — MATSFFSSSSPGLQLVSYIIFLFLLPLSESVYFEINRFDVDATNILYSGDAMPSVGTIEFNKVNYLTRVGQAIYADTIPIWDEKSGKVSDFTTHFTFIIDTQSQSTYGHGLTFFLAPVGFQIPPNSAGGFLGLFNTTYTDSSQNQMIVIEFDSFVNSEWDPPYEHVGINKNSIHSVNHTSWNASLHSGDPADVWVSYNATTQILNLSWSYGARNVSRENTSLSYQVDLREVLPEWVTVGFSAATGANVERHILQYWEFISSLNIVKKSEDKSKEWKLAVGLIVPLGVLVLGGMVAFGVFFRRKRKPKQKSSETVTLTSMNDDLERGAGPKRFSYGDLVSATNNFSGDRKLGEGGFGCVYKGYLAREGIAVAVKKISQGSKQGKKEYITEVKIISSLRHRNLVQLIGWCHDQTQFLLVYEFMPNGSLDSHLFGKKSCLEWGLRYKIVTGLASALLYLHEEWEQCVVHRDIKTSNIMLDSGFNVKLGDFGLARLMDHELGPQTTGLAGTLGYLAPEYVTTGKASRESDVYSFGVVALEIACGRKAMDSVDPNSDLGLVQWVWDLLEKGELLSGVDQKLNKEFDGKQVERLMTVGLWCAHPDRSLRPSILQAIQVLKFEGAAPNLPKKMPVAMYYAAPDGRELSSGSGGASLT, encoded by the coding sequence ATGGCAACCTCTTTCTTTAGTTCATCATCTCCAGGACTTCAATTAGTTTCTTATATTATTTTCTTATTCTTGTTACCTTTATCTGAATCAGTATATTTCGAGATCAACCGTTTTGATGTTGATGCAACAAATATACTCTATTCAGGCGATGCCATGCCTTCTGTTGGAACCATAGAGTTCAACAAAGTCAACTACTTAACTCGTGTGGGTCAAGCCATATATGCAGATACGATCCCAATATGGGACGAAAAATCCGGTAAAGTTTCCGATTTCACCACTCACTTCACCTTCATCATTGACACACAATCTCAATCCACCTATGGCCATGGCCTCACTTTCTTTCTAGCCCCAGTTGGCTTCCAAATCCCACCCAACTCAGCTGGTGGCTTTTTAGGTTTATTCAACACAACTTACACCGATTCATCCCAAAACCAAATGATTGTCATCGAGTTTGACTCTTTCGTGAATTCAGAATGGGATCCTCCATATGAACATGTGGGTATCAATAAGAACTCGATTCATTCGGTTAATCACACTTCTTGGAATGCTAGTTTACACAGTGGAGACCCTGCGGATGTTTGGGTTTCTTACAATGCTACCACTCAGATTCTAAACCTGTCATGGAGCTACGGGGCTAGAAATGTTTCTAGAGAGAATACCAGTCTTTCCTATCAAGTTGACCTCCGGGAAGTTCTTCCTGAGTGGGTAACAGTTGGGTTTTCGGCTGCCACTGGTGCCAATGTGGAGAGACATATCCTTCAATACTGGGAGTTCATTTCAAGCTTGAATATTGTAAAAAAAAGTGAAGACAAGTCAAAGGAATGGAAACTAGCAGTTGGATTAATAGTCCCTCTTGGTGTTCTAGTTTTAGGAGGCATGGTTGCATTTGGTGTATTTTTTAGGAGAAAAAGAAAACCTAAACAGAAATCATCGGAAACAGTCACCTTAACATCGATGAACGATGATTTGGAAAGAGGAGCAggaccaaaaagattttcttatggGGATCTTGTTTCAGCTACCAACAATTTCTCCGGTGACCGGAAGTTGGGTGAGGGAGGATTCGGGTGTGTCTACAAGGGCTACTTAGCACGCGAAGGCATAGCGGTTGCTGTTAAGAAAATTTCACAGGGTTCTAAACAGGGGAAGAAAGAGTATATAACCGAAGTAAAGATTATTAGCAGTTTAAGGCATCGAAACCTGGTGCAACTCATCGGTTGGTGCCATGATCAAACTCAATTCTTGCTGGTGTACGAGTTTATGCCAAATGGCAGCCTTGATTCCCACCTTTTTGGCAAAAAGAGCTGTCTCGAGTGGGGTTTGAGGTACAAGATCGTTACTGGTTTAGCTTCTGCGTTGCTTTATCTCCATGAAGAATGGGAACAATGCGTGGTTCACCGAGATATCAAAACAAGCAACATCATGCTTGATTCGGGATTCAACGTGAAGCTCGGAGACTTTGGATTGGCTCGACTCATGGACCATGAATTGGGTCCACAGACAACTGGATTAGCCGGAACTTTGGGGTACTTGGCTCCTGAGTATGTAACGACAGGGAAGGCCAGCAGAGAGTCGGATGTTTACAGCTTCGGGGTGGTAGCATTAGAGATTGCTTGTGGGAGAAAGGCGATGGATAGTGTTGACCCAAATTCTGATCTAGGGTTAGTGCAGTGGGTTTGGGACTTGCTAGAAAAAGGGGAGCTGCTTTCGGGGGTGGACCAGAAGCTGAACAAGGAATTCGATGGGAAACAAGTGGAGCGTTTGATGACGGTGGGGTTATGGTGCGCTCACCCCGACCGGAGTCTGAGACCGTCGATCCTGCAAGCCATTCAGGTGCTTAAGTTCGA